In Vicinamibacterales bacterium, a genomic segment contains:
- the bshB1 gene encoding bacillithiol biosynthesis deacetylase BshB1, which translates to MTSVDLLVFGPHPDDIEIGLGGCVARHVDLGFGVGLCDLTAGEMGSNGTIEERLAEADAARSVLGAAWRVNLRWPDRAIGGPEHVRSAAALIRQARPRIVAIPYWSDRHPDHVAASGVLTEAAFNSGLRRYDASTEAWKPGRVCYYFINDGAAPSFVIDVSAAYDRKRRALACYVSQFQPAAADAVGTRLTSPRFRQLVESRDAQFGALAGVAFAEGLVVRDPIVLKTLLDADA; encoded by the coding sequence GTGACGTCAGTCGATCTGCTCGTCTTCGGTCCGCATCCCGACGACATCGAAATCGGCCTTGGCGGGTGCGTCGCCCGGCACGTCGATCTGGGATTCGGGGTCGGGCTCTGCGACCTCACCGCGGGCGAGATGGGCAGCAACGGCACGATCGAGGAGCGTCTCGCCGAGGCGGACGCCGCCCGGTCGGTGCTCGGCGCGGCGTGGCGCGTCAATCTCCGCTGGCCCGACCGCGCCATCGGCGGGCCCGAACACGTCCGCTCCGCTGCCGCGCTCATCCGCCAGGCGCGGCCGCGGATCGTCGCGATTCCATACTGGTCGGATCGGCACCCCGATCACGTCGCCGCCAGCGGCGTGCTGACCGAGGCGGCGTTCAACAGCGGCCTGCGGCGGTACGACGCCTCGACCGAAGCCTGGAAGCCTGGCCGCGTCTGCTACTACTTCATCAACGATGGCGCCGCGCCGTCATTCGTCATCGACGTGTCCGCCGCGTACGATCGCAAGCGGCGCGCGCTCGCCTGCTACGTCTCGCAGTTCCAGCCCGCGGCCGCGGACGCGGTGGGCACGCGCCTGACGTCGCCGCGCTTCCGGCAGCTCGTGGAGAGCCGCGACGCGCAGTTCGGCGCGCTCGCCGGCGTGGCCTTCGCCGAAGGCCTGGTGGTGCGCGACCCGATCGTCCTGAAGACACTGCTGGATGCGGACGCATGA
- the bshA gene encoding N-acetyl-alpha-D-glucosaminyl L-malate synthase BshA, with amino-acid sequence MNVGIVCYASMGGSGIVATELGKALATRGHEVHLISADLPFRLGTFDPGLSFHQVNTPSYPLFREPQYLLSLANAIVRVSREHDLEIVHAHYAVPHAIAAVLARQVLAASGAGASPRVVTTLHGTDITVVGADPSYSEIVAFSIAQSDGVTAVSRSLREATTRELAIGRPIDVIPNFLDCDVYRRISAPALRARYTHGAPDVRVVMHVSNFRPVKRIDSVLEVFARIAARLPSVLLLVGDGPEIALARRMAAHLGVADRVQYVGAQENVIPLLSIADLFLLPSEQESFGLAALEAMACEVPVVTSDAGGLPEVIEHDRTGFVHPVGDVHGMAESGWRLLTDAPLRARITAEAVRTVRQRFCVDLIVPMYEDHYRRARSGAA; translated from the coding sequence ATGAACGTCGGGATCGTCTGCTACGCCTCGATGGGCGGCAGCGGCATCGTCGCGACCGAGCTGGGCAAGGCGCTCGCGACGCGCGGGCACGAGGTGCACCTGATCAGCGCCGATCTGCCGTTTCGGCTCGGCACGTTCGATCCGGGGCTGTCGTTTCACCAGGTCAACACGCCGAGCTATCCGCTGTTTCGCGAGCCGCAGTACCTGCTGTCGCTGGCGAACGCCATCGTCCGCGTCTCGCGCGAACACGACCTCGAGATCGTCCACGCACACTATGCGGTGCCGCACGCGATCGCGGCGGTGCTGGCCCGTCAGGTCCTGGCCGCCTCCGGTGCGGGCGCGTCTCCGCGCGTGGTGACGACGCTGCACGGCACTGACATCACGGTCGTCGGCGCCGATCCGTCGTACTCGGAAATCGTGGCCTTCTCGATCGCGCAGTCGGACGGCGTGACGGCCGTCTCGCGGAGCCTGCGCGAGGCGACGACGCGCGAGCTGGCGATCGGCCGGCCGATCGACGTCATTCCGAACTTCCTGGACTGCGACGTCTATCGCCGCATCAGCGCCCCGGCGCTGCGCGCGCGCTACACGCACGGCGCGCCTGACGTGCGCGTCGTGATGCACGTCTCGAATTTCCGCCCGGTCAAGCGGATCGACTCCGTACTCGAGGTGTTCGCCCGCATTGCGGCACGGCTGCCCTCGGTGCTGCTGCTGGTGGGGGACGGGCCCGAGATCGCGCTGGCGCGGCGGATGGCGGCTCACCTCGGCGTCGCCGATCGCGTTCAATACGTGGGCGCGCAGGAGAACGTGATTCCGCTGCTCTCGATCGCGGATCTCTTTCTGCTGCCGTCCGAGCAGGAGAGCTTCGGGCTGGCCGCGCTGGAAGCGATGGCCTGTGAAGTGCCGGTCGTGACGTCCGACGCCGGAGGACTCCCCGAGGTGATCGAGCACGATCGCACCGGATTCGTCCATCCCGTGGGAGACGTGCACGGCATGGCGGAGAGCGGCTGGCGCCTGCTGACCGATGCACCGCTTCGCGCGCGCATCACCGCCGAAGCGGTCCGCACGGTCCGGCAGCGGTTCTGCGTCGATCTGATCGTGCCGATGTACGAGGATCACTACCGCCGCGCGCGGTCCGGTGCGGCGTGA
- a CDS encoding Nif3-like dinuclear metal center hexameric protein: MSLSRRAFLRAGAGVAGAALARRETLAQAPLTAADVVQRIKDRVGIPWRAQTVDRIVAGSGDTRVRGVATTMMATLEVIQRAAAAGRNLVITHEPTFYSHQDGTEPFAQDAAYRFKDAFLRQHDIAVFRFHDHWHAMQPDGVAFGMARELGWEKNRVAENQREFTFSGIPLAQIADRIRERLGAKTMRVVGDRAMRVNRVAASWGYYTFNPANLVIARPDVDVFVVGETREWETVEYVQDLIASGRKKALIVIGHVASEQAGMKYCAEWLKGFVTEVPVDFMAAAEPFWSSPA, from the coding sequence ATGAGCCTCTCACGCCGTGCATTTCTCCGCGCCGGAGCGGGCGTCGCCGGGGCCGCGCTCGCTCGGCGGGAGACGCTCGCCCAGGCACCCCTCACCGCCGCCGACGTCGTGCAGCGCATCAAGGACCGCGTCGGGATCCCATGGCGCGCCCAAACCGTCGACCGCATCGTTGCCGGCAGCGGCGACACGCGCGTGCGCGGCGTCGCGACGACGATGATGGCGACGCTGGAGGTGATTCAGCGGGCGGCGGCGGCCGGGCGAAACCTGGTCATCACTCACGAGCCGACGTTCTACTCCCATCAGGACGGGACCGAGCCGTTCGCGCAGGATGCGGCGTACCGGTTCAAGGACGCGTTCCTGCGTCAGCACGACATCGCCGTCTTCCGCTTTCACGACCACTGGCACGCGATGCAGCCCGATGGCGTCGCGTTCGGCATGGCGCGCGAGCTGGGATGGGAGAAGAACCGCGTGGCGGAGAATCAGCGGGAGTTCACGTTCTCCGGCATTCCCCTGGCGCAGATCGCGGACCGGATCCGCGAGCGTCTCGGCGCCAAGACGATGCGCGTGGTCGGCGACCGGGCGATGCGCGTCAATCGCGTGGCGGCGAGCTGGGGATACTACACGTTCAATCCGGCGAATCTCGTCATCGCCCGTCCGGACGTCGACGTCTTCGTCGTCGGCGAGACGCGCGAATGGGAGACGGTCGAGTACGTCCAGGACCTCATCGCGTCCGGCAGGAAGAAGGCGCTGATCGTCATCGGCCACGTGGCCTCCGAGCAGGCGGGCATGAAGTACTGCGCCGAGTGGCTGAAAGGCTTCGTCACCGAGGTGCCGGTGGATTTCATGGCGGCGGCAGAGCCGTTCTGGAGTTCACCGGCCTAG
- a CDS encoding NAD(P)H-dependent oxidoreductase, with the protein MNTPAIRKGQGSTTLSREEFERRLRERFHDPAFEPESDALARVIDVAWRSYHEYRKSPRTRKAGPGFADPEFELPVEWLDARERILEAQREHDDRSRSPRILLVCGAARHDQTCPGEMSKTFRLVQLAREQIDEAGCRGDVLDLSALTAEYGRQILPCKACVSTAMPLCHWPCSCYPNHAMGQVNDWMNDIYPRWVAAHGVMIVSPVYWYQAPSVLKLMIDRLVCADGGNPDPTRTHGKKPDLAKALELAGWHYPRHLADRLFGVVVHGDAVGAETLRRSLTDWLTDMDLVPATGATLDRYIGYYEPYATSHDALDRDTAVQEEVRNVARSLAAAVHLAREGAFARSDRRTTDPRPK; encoded by the coding sequence GTGAATACGCCGGCGATCAGAAAGGGCCAGGGCAGCACGACGCTCTCCCGGGAGGAGTTCGAGCGCCGGCTGCGCGAGCGCTTCCACGACCCGGCGTTCGAGCCCGAGTCGGACGCGCTCGCGCGGGTCATCGACGTCGCGTGGCGCAGCTACCACGAGTATCGCAAGAGTCCACGCACCCGGAAGGCCGGACCGGGGTTCGCGGACCCCGAGTTCGAGCTGCCGGTGGAGTGGCTCGACGCCCGCGAGCGGATTCTCGAGGCGCAGCGCGAGCACGACGATCGATCGCGGAGCCCCAGGATTCTGCTGGTATGCGGCGCCGCCCGCCACGACCAGACCTGCCCGGGTGAAATGTCGAAGACCTTCCGCCTGGTGCAGCTCGCGCGGGAGCAGATCGACGAGGCAGGCTGCCGCGGCGACGTGCTCGATCTCAGCGCGCTCACCGCGGAGTACGGACGGCAGATCCTGCCGTGCAAGGCCTGCGTCTCGACCGCGATGCCGCTCTGTCACTGGCCCTGCTCCTGCTATCCGAACCACGCGATGGGCCAGGTGAACGACTGGATGAACGACATCTACCCGCGGTGGGTCGCGGCGCACGGCGTCATGATCGTCAGCCCCGTGTACTGGTACCAGGCGCCGTCCGTGCTCAAGCTGATGATCGATCGCCTCGTCTGTGCGGACGGCGGCAACCCCGATCCGACCAGGACGCACGGGAAGAAGCCGGATCTGGCGAAGGCGCTGGAGCTCGCCGGCTGGCACTATCCGCGGCACCTCGCGGACCGTCTGTTCGGCGTGGTCGTCCACGGCGATGCCGTAGGGGCGGAAACGCTGCGGCGGTCGTTGACCGATTGGCTCACCGACATGGATCTGGTGCCGGCCACCGGTGCGACGCTCGACCGCTACATCGGCTACTACGAGCCGTACGCAACCAGCCATGACGCGCTCGATCGCGACACGGCGGTTCAGGAGGAAGTGCGCAACGTCGCGCGGTCGCTGGCGGCCGCCGTCCATCTGGCGCGCGAGGGGGCGTTCGCGCGCTCGGATCGGCGCACGACGGACCCCCGCCCGAAGTGA
- a CDS encoding radical SAM protein has translation MHKPIKYVEKGLTVAAKGAWAAFDALNSIKPNPAFTPKWSELPLQKSWQKVKPPLGWPRETDSLCPNCVREARQAIVDGKQDYKILLNEKVGEIKAVITEKDGKIVMMKDCPIHGHFEDVMAIDPAFFKHLEESFPGSDIRSHNDEKLHNHGSSTIKYGRGSVLTIDLTNRCNMMCDPCFMDANQVGFVHELSWDEIKTMLDNAITLKPKRQMSVQFSGGEPTMSPYFLDAVRYAKKVGYNSVQAATNGIEFAKSKEFARAAFEAGLRYAYLQFDGIGNAANSHRLVGNLFDVKLRAIENLWSAGVDIVPVITIVNGINNEQVGRVIQFALDNPKKINFLSFQPVSFTGRDEEVTPERRAAQRYTLSHLAHDVKNQTGLGEPVRDWFPISFMGTFTDWADLVHGPSAEWGNLTCGCHPNCGIGMAVMIDKETKEAVPVTKFLHADQLARDLQRVNDAARGRTLSVLGMALALARNYDPFQSPTHFKLTDLMKKFDKTFGATKKAHTGAYGRVGGERTIEDQEKRRGDRWNFLFIAGMWFQDLFNYDFRRTERCIIPYATQEGEISFCAYNTGIGWRNIIEKMHMTATLTKWYEEHGRHQIYAGGKKVELSSAEHTLVLDPEAVAAGKQKDLDELGIAKNAREEKLRAKKQQPGAFAPEDEKMAELYRQHVLKEQPTIKIAGLGGSKKPVQDVVHKKAE, from the coding sequence ATGCACAAGCCTATCAAGTACGTGGAGAAGGGTTTGACCGTGGCGGCGAAGGGCGCCTGGGCCGCGTTCGATGCCCTCAACAGCATCAAGCCGAATCCCGCGTTCACCCCCAAGTGGTCCGAGCTCCCGCTGCAGAAGTCGTGGCAGAAGGTGAAGCCGCCGCTCGGCTGGCCGCGTGAGACCGACTCGCTCTGTCCGAACTGCGTCCGCGAGGCGCGGCAGGCGATCGTCGACGGCAAGCAGGACTACAAGATCCTCCTCAACGAGAAGGTGGGCGAGATCAAGGCCGTCATCACCGAGAAGGACGGCAAGATCGTGATGATGAAGGACTGCCCGATCCACGGGCACTTCGAAGACGTCATGGCGATCGATCCGGCGTTCTTCAAGCATCTCGAAGAGTCGTTCCCGGGCAGCGACATCCGCTCGCACAACGACGAGAAGCTGCACAACCACGGCAGCTCGACGATCAAGTACGGCCGCGGCTCGGTCCTCACCATCGACCTGACCAACCGCTGCAACATGATGTGCGACCCGTGCTTCATGGACGCCAACCAGGTCGGCTTCGTCCACGAGCTGTCGTGGGACGAGATCAAGACGATGCTGGACAACGCCATCACGCTGAAGCCGAAGCGGCAGATGTCGGTCCAGTTCTCGGGCGGCGAGCCGACGATGTCGCCCTACTTCCTCGACGCGGTGCGCTACGCGAAGAAGGTCGGCTACAACTCGGTGCAGGCGGCGACCAACGGCATCGAGTTCGCCAAGAGCAAGGAGTTCGCGAGGGCGGCGTTCGAAGCCGGGCTGCGCTACGCCTACCTGCAGTTCGACGGCATCGGCAACGCCGCCAACTCGCATCGTCTCGTCGGCAACCTGTTCGACGTCAAGCTGCGCGCGATCGAGAACCTCTGGTCGGCCGGCGTCGACATCGTCCCGGTCATCACCATCGTCAACGGGATCAACAACGAGCAGGTCGGCCGCGTGATTCAGTTCGCGCTCGACAACCCGAAGAAGATCAACTTCCTGTCGTTCCAGCCGGTGTCGTTCACCGGCCGCGACGAGGAAGTGACGCCGGAGCGCCGCGCGGCGCAGCGCTACACGCTGTCGCATCTGGCGCACGACGTGAAGAACCAGACCGGGCTCGGCGAGCCGGTGCGCGACTGGTTCCCGATCTCGTTCATGGGCACCTTCACCGACTGGGCGGACCTGGTGCACGGCCCGAGCGCCGAGTGGGGCAATCTCACGTGCGGCTGCCACCCGAACTGCGGCATCGGCATGGCGGTGATGATCGACAAGGAAACCAAGGAGGCCGTCCCGGTCACCAAGTTCCTGCATGCCGATCAGCTGGCCAGGGACCTGCAGCGGGTGAACGACGCGGCGCGCGGCCGCACGCTGTCGGTGCTCGGCATGGCGCTGGCCCTGGCGCGCAACTACGACCCGTTCCAGTCGCCGACGCACTTCAAGCTGACCGACCTGATGAAGAAGTTCGACAAGACGTTCGGCGCGACCAAGAAGGCGCACACCGGCGCCTACGGCCGCGTCGGCGGGGAGCGCACGATCGAGGACCAGGAGAAGCGGCGCGGCGATCGCTGGAACTTCCTGTTCATCGCCGGCATGTGGTTCCAGGATCTCTTCAACTACGACTTCCGGCGCACGGAGCGCTGCATCATTCCGTATGCGACGCAGGAAGGGGAGATCAGCTTCTGCGCGTACAACACCGGCATCGGCTGGCGGAACATCATCGAGAAGATGCACATGACCGCGACGCTGACCAAGTGGTACGAGGAGCACGGCCGGCACCAGATCTATGCCGGCGGCAAGAAGGTCGAGCTGTCGAGCGCGGAGCACACGCTGGTGCTGGATCCGGAGGCGGTGGCGGCCGGCAAGCAGAAGGACCTCGACGAGCTGGGCATCGCCAAGAACGCGCGCGAGGAGAAGCTCCGCGCCAAGAAGCAGCAGCCGGGCGCCTTCGCGCCGGAAGACGAGAAGATGGCGGAGCTGTACCGCCAGCACGTGCTGAAGGAGCAGCCGACGATCAAGATCGCCGGCCTCGGCGGCAGCAAGAAGCCGGTGCAGGACGTGGTGCACAAGAAGGCGGAATAG
- a CDS encoding PadR family transcriptional regulator, with product MPGDSPKSDLLQGTLDVLILKIVALGPVHGYAIAQRLQQISRDVLQVQQGSLYPALHRLEKRRWVRAEWAASETGREARFYTLTKEGRRQLEDQRANWMRLSTAVTAVLDTE from the coding sequence ATGCCCGGTGACTCCCCGAAATCCGATCTCCTCCAGGGCACGCTCGACGTCCTGATCCTCAAGATCGTCGCCCTCGGGCCCGTGCATGGCTACGCGATCGCCCAGCGGCTGCAGCAGATCTCCCGGGACGTGCTGCAGGTGCAGCAGGGCTCGCTGTATCCGGCCCTGCATCGGCTCGAGAAACGCAGATGGGTGCGGGCCGAGTGGGCCGCCTCCGAGACCGGCCGCGAGGCGCGGTTCTACACCCTCACCAAGGAAGGCCGCCGGCAGCTCGAGGATCAGCGCGCCAACTGGATGCGGCTCTCCACGGCCGTCACGGCCGTGCTCGATACGGAGTAA
- a CDS encoding ABC transporter permease: protein MTWFRRENPRVEDELRYHRDRLVEDFIAAGMDREAAERRAFREFGNVAHLEEQVRDVRGRWIADFAQDIRYAVRTLRRSPMFAAVAVLSLALGIGANAAIFSLINAVMLRALPVADPDRLVLISRIGDDGRPLLVPYPFFEMLRDRLESVSAITALGTLSATAIIDGQDDLLDADMVSGTYFDVLGVQPAAGRLLSPADDVIAAEPAAAVISDRFWRRRFGRGPDAIGTAVTIRDRVFTIVGVMPPSFRSLQPDRTPDLVLPLQLALADDQRRLMGYNTVTVMARPRPGATVARIDAEVQALFGAFVQLSASQQRERDRPSILRQRAGARAAPDGFNPFRYDHERSLLILMGSVGLVLLLACVNLSGLLLARAAARQREIAIRLAIGAGRGRLVRQFLAESVVLAALGGSVGLLMAGWLAAQLFALFLNGRDAVTSVAPDWRVVAFTGAVAAVSCVLAGLAPALHAVRGLTPALKQVRAGGTARLGQALVVAQLAISMVLLVGAALFIGTLVKLHAVDRGFDAGGVLVVGVRSPQPYPPDRIQAVANALIERLAAMPGVSAVSATAVLPVTGSLWERTVQVEGYRFRDDEPDAASFNVIAPNYFKAIGTPLLAGRDFDTRDTAASPRVAIVNESFARYFFGSREALGRHVTNAGVTYEIVGVAGNTKYRSLRDRTIKTLYVPQTQRPGTAQPSGYHYLVRAASGDPQALVAGLARAVREADPALRVQRVRPYAVLIEQSIGAERTMATLGGAFGALAMLVAALGMFGLLAFQVARRTNELGIRVALGAGRGSLLALVLRDVAMMVAAGVALGSVAAAMTAGVARSLLYDLTPTQPEVFAAAAAALALTAMAAAWLPARRAATIDPLAALRHE, encoded by the coding sequence ATGACCTGGTTCCGCCGGGAGAATCCGCGCGTCGAGGACGAGCTGCGCTACCACCGCGATCGCCTGGTCGAGGACTTCATCGCCGCCGGAATGGATCGCGAGGCCGCCGAGCGGCGGGCCTTCCGCGAGTTCGGCAACGTCGCACATCTCGAGGAGCAGGTCCGCGACGTGCGTGGACGCTGGATCGCGGATTTCGCCCAGGACATCCGCTACGCGGTCCGCACACTCCGGCGGAGTCCGATGTTCGCCGCCGTCGCCGTGCTCTCCCTCGCCTTGGGCATCGGCGCCAACGCGGCGATCTTCTCCCTGATCAACGCAGTCATGCTACGGGCGCTGCCCGTGGCGGACCCGGACCGTCTCGTGCTGATCTCGCGCATCGGCGATGATGGCCGGCCGCTTCTGGTGCCGTACCCGTTTTTCGAGATGCTGCGCGACAGGCTCGAGTCGGTATCGGCCATTACCGCTCTGGGGACACTTTCTGCGACGGCCATCATCGACGGCCAGGACGATCTCCTCGACGCTGACATGGTGTCCGGAACGTACTTCGACGTCCTCGGCGTCCAGCCGGCGGCGGGCCGCCTGCTCTCACCGGCCGACGATGTGATTGCGGCCGAACCGGCGGCGGCAGTCATCAGCGATCGCTTCTGGCGGCGCCGCTTCGGCCGCGGTCCAGACGCGATCGGCACAGCGGTCACGATCCGCGACCGCGTCTTCACCATCGTCGGCGTGATGCCCCCGTCGTTCAGGAGCCTGCAGCCCGACCGGACGCCCGATCTGGTGCTGCCGCTGCAGCTGGCGCTGGCCGATGACCAGCGGCGGTTGATGGGCTACAACACCGTCACGGTCATGGCGCGCCCGCGGCCCGGAGCCACAGTCGCCCGAATCGACGCCGAGGTGCAGGCGCTGTTCGGCGCATTCGTCCAGTTGTCTGCGTCTCAGCAGCGGGAGAGGGATCGCCCGTCGATCCTGCGGCAGCGCGCCGGCGCGAGGGCCGCGCCGGACGGGTTCAACCCCTTTCGGTACGACCACGAGCGGTCGCTGCTCATTCTCATGGGCAGCGTCGGGCTCGTGCTGTTGCTCGCGTGTGTGAACCTCTCCGGGCTGCTGCTCGCGCGGGCGGCGGCCCGGCAGCGCGAAATTGCGATACGCCTGGCGATCGGGGCCGGACGCGGCCGCCTCGTACGGCAGTTCCTTGCCGAGAGTGTCGTGCTCGCGGCGCTCGGAGGGAGCGTCGGACTGCTGATGGCGGGGTGGCTCGCCGCGCAGCTGTTCGCGTTGTTCCTCAACGGCCGCGACGCCGTGACGTCGGTGGCGCCGGACTGGCGGGTCGTGGCCTTTACCGGCGCCGTCGCGGCGGTGTCCTGCGTCCTTGCCGGACTGGCCCCGGCGCTGCACGCCGTGCGCGGTCTCACGCCGGCACTCAAGCAGGTCCGCGCGGGCGGCACCGCGCGCCTGGGTCAGGCGCTGGTGGTCGCGCAACTCGCCATCTCCATGGTGCTGCTGGTCGGAGCCGCGCTGTTCATCGGCACTCTCGTGAAGCTGCACGCCGTGGACCGCGGGTTCGACGCCGGCGGCGTGCTCGTCGTCGGGGTCAGGAGTCCGCAGCCGTATCCGCCGGACAGGATCCAGGCGGTCGCGAACGCTCTGATCGAGCGTCTCGCGGCGATGCCGGGCGTCAGCGCCGTCAGCGCGACGGCGGTTCTGCCGGTGACCGGCTCTCTCTGGGAGAGGACCGTGCAGGTCGAGGGGTATCGATTCCGGGACGATGAACCCGATGCCGCGAGTTTCAACGTCATCGCGCCGAATTACTTCAAGGCGATCGGTACGCCGCTGCTTGCCGGCCGCGACTTCGACACTCGGGACACCGCCGCCTCGCCCAGGGTCGCGATCGTCAACGAGAGCTTCGCGCGTTATTTCTTCGGCTCCCGCGAGGCGCTCGGCCGGCATGTCACGAATGCCGGCGTCACGTACGAGATCGTCGGCGTGGCCGGCAATACGAAGTACCGGAGCCTTCGCGACAGGACGATCAAGACGCTGTACGTTCCGCAGACGCAACGGCCCGGGACGGCGCAGCCGTCGGGCTACCACTATCTCGTGCGCGCGGCGTCGGGCGATCCGCAGGCGCTCGTCGCCGGTCTTGCGCGGGCCGTCCGCGAGGCTGATCCGGCGCTGCGGGTCCAGCGGGTGCGACCGTATGCCGTCTTGATCGAGCAGTCGATCGGCGCCGAGCGCACGATGGCGACCCTTGGCGGTGCGTTCGGCGCGCTGGCGATGCTCGTCGCCGCCCTGGGCATGTTCGGGCTGCTGGCCTTCCAGGTGGCGCGCCGGACGAACGAACTCGGCATCCGCGTGGCGCTCGGCGCCGGGCGTGGATCGCTGCTCGCACTGGTGCTGCGTGACGTCGCGATGATGGTGGCGGCGGGCGTGGCGCTCGGATCGGTCGCCGCCGCGATGACGGCTGGCGTCGCACGCTCGCTGCTGTACGATCTCACACCCACGCAACCGGAAGTCTTTGCCGCCGCGGCGGCCGCGCTGGCGCTCACCGCCATGGCTGCGGCCTGGCTGCCCGCGCGCCGGGCCGCGACCATCGATCCGCTGGCGGCCCTGAGGCACGAGTAG